From one Thunnus maccoyii chromosome 6, fThuMac1.1, whole genome shotgun sequence genomic stretch:
- the LOC121898972 gene encoding extracellular calcium-sensing receptor-like, with the protein MSWFYWLLTQWPSSLLLLSVVGRQMGLEVVQAIVCSRWGTPSKKGLSQDGDVIIGGLFNLYYIPSAIQQVFNKLPHSKPCTGLDPESLKYMYAMTFAVEEINHNSTLLPGVKLGYRILDSCSRYPWSLQAALSLVGGDTSSCILTAPVPQSAAYEQPGETTGGQPVPLLIGAATSTTAIMLSSILGPLSISYWASCPCLSDRPKFPNFFRTIPSDIYQARAIAQLAIRFKWTWIGAVLVNNDYGQLAIQTFQEEIRGKGVCLEFIETVRRENIVHDARRAANTIQASTTRVILIFCWYTDVKKLFLELAERNVTDRQFLASEAWSTSSDLLQDLTISKVANGVLGVAIRSSTVPGFEQYLKRLHPNHRPDDEFLRYFWEKEFACSPRATQSHRSLQKASLPTCNGTESLEGMQHLFTDTSQLRVAYNVYLAVYAAAHALHSLLSCPNRDSPLRNNSSTCSSPKHIKPIELLQHLSKVNVTTPQGEMFYFQGADIPAKYDLVNWQNTPEGPLKLVLIGRVDGFDLHLNESAIQWSTGSNQVPISVCSESCPPGTRKANRKGEPVCCFDCIPCAEGEINNKTGSLHCERCPSEFWSNANRTACIPRQLDFLSFNETLGITLTTAAVSGTIVTTAVSVVFISYRQTPMVRANNSELSFLLLLSLKLCFLCSLVFIGRPSVWSCRFQQAAFGISFVLCVSCLLVKTIVVLAVFRSARPGAESLMKWFGPGQQRGSVCLFTCIQVIICVIWLSLSPPVPQRDLGFQGSKVTLECAMTSVVGFSLVLGYIGLLACTCLILAFLARKLPDNFNEAKLITFSMLIFCAVWVTFVPAYVSSPGKYVVAVEIFAILASSYGLLFCIFAPKCFIILLKPEKNTKKHLMAR; encoded by the exons ATGTCTTGGTTCTACTGGCTCCTCACTCAGTGGCCCTCCTCCCTGCTGCTTCTCAGTGTAGTGGGCAGACAGATGGGGCTGGAGGTGGTTCAGGCAATAGTGTGTTCTCGGTGGGGTACACCGAGCAAAAAAGGCCTCTCGCAGGATGGAGATGTGATTATCGGTGGACTCTTTAATCTGTATTACATACCCTCAGCTATACAGCAGGTCTTCAACAAGCTGCCACATTCTAAACCTTGCACTGG TTTAGATCCAGAGTCATTAAAATATATGTACGCTATGACATTTGCGGTGGAGGAAATCAATCATAACAGCACCCTTCTACCAGGAGTGAAGCTGGGCTATCGTATACTTGATAGCTGTAGCCGATACCCCTGGTCTTTGCAAGCTGCACTGTCACTGGTTGGAGGAGACACAAGCAGCTGCATCTTAACAGCCCCTGTGCCTCAATCTGCAGCTTATGAACAACCTGGAGAGACAACAG GTGGTCAGCCTGTTCCCTTGCTTATTGGCGCTGCCACATCTACAACAGCCATAATGCTGTCTAGTATCCTGGGGCCTCTCTCT ATCAGCTACTGGGCGAGCTGCCCATGTCTTAGTGACAGGCCCAAGTTTCCTAACTTCTTCAGAACAATCCCCAGTGATATTTACCAAGCCCGGGCCATTGCACAACTGGCCATACGCTTCAAGTGGACTTGGATTGGAGCAGTACTAGTAAACAATGATTATGGTCAATTGGCAATACAg ACATTTCAGGAAGAGATTCGAGGGAAAGGGGTGTGTTTGGAATTCATAGAGACTGTCCGCAGAGAAAATATTGTGCATGATGCCAGACGTGCAGCAAACACAATTCAAGCTTCGACTACGAGGGTGATTCTGATCTTTTGCTGGTATACAGATGTAAAGAAACTATTTCTGGAACTGGCTGAGAGAAAT GTGACTGACAGACAGTTTCTGGCCAGTGAGGCTTGGAGCACCAGCAGTGATCTTCTCCAAGATCTTACCATCTCTAAGGTGGCAAATGGAGTTCTTGGTGTGGCCATTCGAAGTTCAACTGTACCTGGATTTGAGCAGTACCTCAAACGTTTGCACCCAAATCATCGTCCTGATGATGAATTCTTAAGATATTTCTGGGAAAAAGAGTTCGCATGCAGCCCTAGAGCTACACAGTCACAT AGGTCTCTTCAGAAAGCCTCACTACCGACCTGCAATGGGACAGAGTCCCTGGAGGGGATGCAGCATCTCTTTACCGACACCTCCCAGCTACGAGTGGCATACAATGTCTACCTTGCTGTTTATGCTGCAGCCCACGCACTTCACAGCCTTCTCTCCTGCCCCAACAGAGACAGCCCTCTCAGAAACAACAGCTCCACCTGCTCCTctccaaaacacattaaaccCATAGAG CTGTTACAGCACTTGAGCAAAGTGAACGTCACCACTCCACAGggggaaatgttttatttccaagGGGCCGACATTCCAGCAAAGTATGATCTTGTCAACTGGCAGAACACTCCTGAAGGGCCACTAAAGCTAGTTTTGATTGGTCGCGTGGATGGGTTTGATCTGCACCTTAATGAGTCAGCTATTCAGTGGAGCACAGGATCCAATCAG GTGCCTATTTCAGTGTGCAGTGAGAGCTGCCCCCCAGGTACCCGAAAGGCCAACAGGAAAGGGGAACCTGTCTGCTGCTTTGACTGTATCCCATGTGCTGAAGGGGAGATTAATAACAAAACTG GTTCCCTTCACTGTGAGCGTTGTCCATCAGAGTTTTGGTCCAATGCTAACCGAACTGCCTGCATCCCTCGCCAGCTGGACTTTCTTTCCTTTAATGAAACCTTGGGCATTACTCTGACCACAGCAGCTGTGTCTGGTACCATTGTGACAACAGCTGTCTCTGTGGTTTTCATTTCCTACCGTCAAACACCTATG GTACGAGCCAACAATTCAGAACTGAGCTTCCTGCTTCTTCTGTCACTGAAACTCTGCTTCCTGTGCTCACTGGTGTTCATTGGTCGTCCATCAGTCTGGTCTTGTCGGTTCCAGCAGGCAGCATTTGGGATCAgttttgtactttgtgtttcctgCCTCCTGGTCAAGACCATAGTGGTTCTGGCTGTTTTCCGCTCAGCTCGGCCCGGTGCTGAAAGCTTGATGAAGTGGTTTGGTCCAGGCCAACAAAGAGGAAGTGTCTGCCTCTTCACCTGTATACAG GTTATCATCTGTGTCATATGGCTGTCTCTCAGTCCCCCTGTGCCTCAACGTGATCTGGGTTTccaagggtcaaaggtcactctGGAGTGTGCCATGACCTCTGTGGTGGGCTTCTCTCTGGTTCTGGGTTACATTGGCCTGCTGGCCTGCACCTGCCTCATCTTGGCCTTTCTTGCAAGGAAACTCCCCGACAACTTCAATGAGGCCAAACTGATCACCTTCAGCATGCTGATCTTCTGTGCTGTCTGGGTGACCTTTGTCCCTGCTTATGTTAGTTCCCCTGGGAAATATGTTGTTGCTGTGGAAATTTTTGCAATACTGGCCTCAAGCTATGGTTTATTGTTCTGCATTTTTGCtccaaaatgtttcatcatactTTTGAAGCCCGAGAAAAACACTAAGAAACACCTGATGGCCAGATAG
- the plch1 gene encoding 1-phosphatidylinositol 4,5-bisphosphate phosphodiesterase eta-1 has translation MAELEVCRNLSLEKVERCMSVMQSGTQMVKLKAGSKGLVRLFYLDEHCSCIRWKPSRKSEKAKITIDSLYKVTEGGQSDIFHRHAEGSFDPACCFTVYHGNHMESLDLVTSNAEEARTWITGLRYLMAGISDEDSLAKRQRTHDQWMKQTFEEADKNGDGFLNIDEIYQLLHKLNVNLPRRKVKQMFQEADTDNQQGTLTYEEFSVFYKMMSLRRDLFLLMMAYSDRKDHLTVEELVNFLHNEQKMVNVTPEYVAEIIDKFELSDENKQKGVMGIEGFTSFMRSPTCDIFNPLHHEVNQDMEQPLCNYFIASSHNTYLTGDQLLSHSKTDMYAWVLQSGCRCVEVDCWDGPDGEPMVQHGYTLTSKITFKSVIETINKYAFINNQYPVILSIENHCTIQQQKKIAQYLREIFADKLDVGDALNRDSKTLPSPNSLQGKILIKGKRLPAYLSADAEEGEVSDDDSADEIEDDFKLKSSNGNGHHQVESHIRKKLDSLLKESRIGDKEDTDSFSIRALLRATHQGLQKNLRQSSKGVLKKSQSRSFITTLKQKRHSKSRLTCQSVDKEEDSQERSGREVGGQFNRGGRKRKTMKLSRDLSNLVVFTNSVASQECLNEGTPGDVLSFSETRAQSMVNHRAEEFLAFNQRQLSRIYPSAYRIDSSNFNPQFYWNVGCQLVALNYQTEGRMMQLNRAKFMVNGGIGYVLKPPPMCKGSFNPFSDDPLPAYPKKQLILKIISGQQLPKPPDSMLGDRGEIIDPFVEVEIIGLPVDCCKEQTRVVDDNGFNPVWEETLSFTLHMAEVALVRFLVWDHDPIGRDFIGQRTVAFSSLMPGYRHVYLEGLTEASIFVHVSVHDVYGKWSPLVLNPSFTIMHFLGANKGSQLRGIRGLFNRSSKSSVDTTSAGLRKRSISDHLLRRTASAPAKGRKKTKMALSESVASMSDHKNGTGAGAAGEGMSGKERGVEKRYQPRAPLTHRPISMPLDRLLQGQLSLCSPDKERHDMGADTVIGTFPFDRPRSSSVDLLIKSSASIEQGISSPSKTYINKNKELGQPEEASYMVIGGGEVRSEEDYVNYQSEDNRVNKSKIIFKETEKNSVSSLSTNKQIRSDKPETSSSSTTFTVAPSVSSSSSSAPSSVPPISPVSIDCDLKSPSSLHNSTISRLIDAVSLGNEQDTCGSISALIGQFESTVDQNDFTLSHDHTPSCHSNFRPTTPKVLPDSRSPLKTNTASTNKKHLISPQMVAQKTSNVNHEIHSPHKISQADLPAPALLSSPETAELEEVYTILDEELLLPVSVYNLKKQTVHVQADTMEDTPSNSLGSSPAKAVQGLGKGHNVGWDDMHRKRGESEEVEEAEESVYEEVYDPPTPILELERGSSIRHMGSSVNNDCLQYFHDSAGNALAEVEINVDEDPLEMMLTSPKHGHPWEGLTSPTKRHAIYQANESTPKYSQQKQTLPYHHPQKQYPSYPSSVPFSECPSPMNQPSYQLSNHLQHQSNSQLSPFHRPFDSRSSNLSPLRQNSYPIPQSNPEAFNNRDFNMSYTQQRSYSGSQILSRSHQDRQGYRQMEREQERCFHNGFSSYESLPGQSASRGLYSPSSDFDAVYSHLDFDCITPSSESTAPRNTQLHSQSQTQSYTTNPKQSRNQKVSLTDTGHQSKPETKVSLHSDVGPLSTRPQSGTIDSTAPSPCKSKSLGDLTSEDISCNFQSKYHIISRSFITPHMRKQKRMGTMGEVTFQSQSCDPLTEQLRKLVSLEGDDSDKFRPQPPQLHQETKSPLANSQSTSIAPSAPRDIDDSPPLLTRRLSSRSQSRVRHINSRARERQQEALKPRVGVVVNSTASIGGVVLRNKSASQNPPANRHSTGSYIAGYLGELEDRGLPEGACTSLRYGNGDHYGDRYYTDDSLPPVDSSHFASEPEVYFLLRL, from the exons GAAGCAGACACAGACAATCAGCAGGGCACACTGACGTACGAGGAGTTCTCCGTCTTCTACAAGATGATGTCTTTGAGACGGGATCTCTTCCTGCTGATGATGGCGTACAGTGACAGGAAGGACCACCTGACAGTGGAGGAGCTGGTCAACTTCCTGCACAACGAGCAGAAG ATGGTCAATGTGACTCCAGAGTACGTTGCAGAAATCATTGACAAGTTTGAGTTGTCTGATGAGAATAAACAAAAAGGCGTCATGGGGATTGAAG GTTTTACGAGTTTCATGCGCAGTCCAACATGTGACATTTTCAACCCTTTGCACCACGAGGTGAATCAAGACATGGAGCAGCCTCTGTGTAACTACTTCATCGCCTCCTCTCACAACACATATCTGACTGGAGACCAGCTTCTCTCTCATTCCAAGACCGACATGTACGCCTGGGTACTGCAGTCCGGCTGCCGCTGCGTGGAGG TGGACTGTTGGGATGGTCCTGATGGAGAGCCAATGGTCCAGCATGGCTACACTCTGACCTCCAAGATCACGTTCAAGTCTGTCATAGAGACCATAAATAAATATGCCTTCATAAATAACCA ataCCCAGTAATTCTGTCCATAGAGAACCACTGTACCAtccagcagcagaagaagattGCTCAATATCTCCGAGAAATCTTTGCAGACAAACTGGACGTGGGAGATGCACTGAACAGAGACTCCAAGACATTACCCAGTCCTAACAGCCTGCAGGGCAAGATACTCATCAAA GGGAAGCGTCTACCTGCCTATCTGTCTGCGGACGCTGAGGAAGGGGAAGTGTCCGATGATGACAGCGCTGATGAAATTGAGGACGACTTCAAGCTAAAGAGCAGTAAT GGTAATGGTCATCACCAGGTGGAGTCTCACATCAGAAAGAAACTGGACTCTCTGCTGAAGGAATCTCGCATCGGAGACAAGGAAGATACGGACAGTTTCAGCATCAGAGCCCTGCTCCGAGCCACGCACCAGGGCCTGCAGAAGAACCTGCGGCAG AGCTCCAAAGGGGTACTGAAGAAATCCCAGAGCAGATCCTTCATCACGACGCTCAAACAGAAG AGGCACTCCAAATCCAGGCTGACATGCCAAAGTGTGGACAAGGAGGAGGACAGTCAGGAGAGGTCTGGGAGGGAAGTCGGAGGACAGTTCAacag GGgtggaaggaagaggaagacgaTGAAACTGAGTAGAGATCTGTCAAACCTGGTGGTGTTCACCAACTCTGTTGCTTCACAGGAGTGTCTGAATGAAG GTACTCCAGGTGATGTTCTGTCATTTAGTGAGACCAGAGCCCAATCTATGGTCAATCACAGAGCTGAAGAGTTCCTGGCATTCAACCAGAGGCAACTGTCACGGATTTATCCCTCAGCCTATCGCATTGACTCGTCCAATTTTAATCCCCAGTTTTACTGGAATGTGGGCTGTCAGTTGG tgGCCCTTAACTACCAGACGGAGGGCAGAATGATGCAGCTCAACAGAGCCAAGTTCATGGTGAATGGAGGTATTGGCTACGTCCTCAAGCCCCCTCCCATGTGTAAAG GCTCCTTCAACCCATTCAGTGATGACCCACTTCCAGCTTACCCCAAGAAACAGCTCATTCTCAAGATCATTAGCGGACAGCAGTTGCCCAAACCACCAGATTCCATGCTGGGGGACCGTGGAGAG ATTATTGATCCGTTTGTTGAAGTGGAGATCATCGGTCTGCCAGTTGATTGCTGCAAGGAACAGACAAGAGTTGTCGATGACAATg GTTTTAATCCAGTATGGGAGGAGACCTTGTCCTTTACGCTCCACATGGCTGAGGTGGCTTTGGTGCGCTTCCTTGTCTGGGACCATGACCCTATTGGACGGGACTTTATTGGTCAACGGACTGTTGCCTTCAGCAGCCTTATGCCTG GTTACAGACATGTTTACTTGGAGGGGCTGACAGAGGCTTCCATCTTTGTGCATGTGTCGGTGCACGATGTCTATGGGAAG TGGAGCCCTCTAGTCCTGAACCCCAGCTTTACCATAATGCACTTTCTAGGAGCTAACAAG GGTAGTCAACTGCGAGGTATCCGGGGTTTGTTTAACCGTTCTTCTAAGTCCTCTGTGGATACAACCTCCGCCGGCCTTCGGAAACGCTCCATCAGTGATCACCTCCTGCGGCGCACAGCCAGTGCCCCAGCAAAGGGTCGGAAGAAGACCAAGATGGCGCTGTCAGAGTCAGTGGCTTCGATGTCAGACCACAAGAATGGTACAGGTGCAGGGGCAGCAGGAGAGGGCATGTCAGGGAAGGAAAGAGGTGTGGAAAAACGTTACCAACCCCGAGCCCCCCTCACCCACAGACCTATCTCCATGCCCTTAGACAGGCTTCTGCAAGGGCAGCTGTCCCTCTGCTCCCCAGACAAGGAACGGCATGATATGGGTGCAGACACCGTCATTG GAACATTCCCCTTCGACAGGCCCAGGTCTTCCTCTGTGGACCTTCTCATCAAATCATCAGCTTCTATTGAACAAGGCATCTCTTCCCCTTCTAAGACAtacatcaacaaaaataaagaacttGGCCAACCAGAGGAGGCTTCTTATATGGTCATTGGTGGAGGAGAAGTAAGAAGTGAAGAAGACTATGTCAATTACCAGTCAGAAGACAATAGAGTCAACAAATCAAAGATTATCttcaaagagacagagaaaaatagtGTCAGCTCACTTTCCACCAACAAACAGATAAGATCAGATAAACCAGAAACATCATCAAGCAGCACAACATTCACAGTTGCACCTTCagtctcctcatcctcctcttctgccCCTTCCTCTGTGCCCCCTATTTCCCCTGTCAGTATAGACTGTGATTTGAAGAGTCCCAGCTCTTTGCACAACAGCACCATCTCCAGACTCATTGACGCTGTGTCCTTAGGCAATGAGCAAGACACATGTGGCTCTAtttctgctctgattggtcagtttgaGAGCACTGTTGACCAAAACGATTTCACATTATCCCATGATCATACCCCTTCTTGTCACTCAAACTTCAGGCCTACCACCCCTAAAGTGCTGCCAGATTCGAGGTCTCCTCTCAAGACCAACACAGCATCTACTAACAAGAAACACCTGATAAGTCCCCAAATGGTAGCTCAAAAAACAAGTAATGTAAACCATGAAATCCACTCACCACACAAGATTTCCCAGGCAGACCTGCCTGCTCCTGCCCTCCTCTCCAGCCCAGAAACTGCTGAGCTTGAGGAGGTGTACACCATTCTGGATGAGGAGTTGCTGTTGCCTGTATCAGTGTACAACTTGAAGAAACAGACAGTCCATGTTCAGGCAGACACTATGGAGGACACACCCTCAAACAGCTTGGGCTCCTCTCCAGCAAAGGCGGTTCAGGGTTTAGGGAAAGGGCACAATGTGGGCTGGGATGATATGCACAGAAAGAGAGGTGAAAGTGAAGAAgttgaggaggcagaggagagtgTGTATGAGGAGGTGTATGATCCACCAACACCAATACTGGAGCTAGAGAGAGGTTCTTCTATAAGGCACATGGGCTCCTCTGTAAACAATGACTGTTTGCAGTATTTCCATGACTCAGCTGGGAATGCTTTGGCAGAAGTGGAGATAAATGTTGACGAGGATCCTTTGGAGATGATGCTGACCTCGCCAAAACATGGCCACCCATGGGAGGGGCTCACAAGTCCAACTAAACGCCATGCTATTTACCAAGCCAATGAGTCCACTCCCAAATACtctcaacaaaaacagactttGCCATACCATCATCCTCAAAAACAGTACCCATCATATCCGTCCAGTGTACCATTTTCAGAGTGTCCCTCCCCAATGAATCAACCTTCCTATCAGCTGTCCAACCACCTCCAACATCAGTCCAATTCGCAGCTTTCTCCCTTCCATAGACCGTTTGACTCTAGATCCTCCAACCTTAGTCCACTGCGTCAGAACAGCTACCCCATCCCTCAAAGCAATCCTGAAGCTTTTAACAACAGAGACTTCAACATGTCCTACACACAACAGAGGAGCTATAGTGGTAGCCAGATCCTGAGCAGATCTCATCAAGATAGGCAAGGGTAtagacagatggagagggagcaGGAAAGGTGCTTCCACAATGGTTTCTCCTCTTATGAAAGTCTCCCTGGCCAATCTGCCAGTAGAGGCCTATACTCCCCTTCTTCAGACTTTGATGCAGTGTACAGCCACCTGGACTTTGATTGCATTACACCCTCATCAGAGTCTACAGCTCCTCGAAACACCCAGCTACACAGCCAAAGTCAAACACAATCATATACTACAAACCCGAAGCAGTCACGGAACCAAAAGGTTTCCCTCACTGACACTGGGCACCAGTCAAAGCCTGAAACCAAAGTTTCACTACACTCGGATGTAGGGCCTTTATCAACTCGTCCCCAGTCTGGTACCATAGATTCCACAGCCCCCAGCCCATGTAAGTCCAAGTCCCTGGGAGACCTGACTTCTGAGGATATATCATGCAACTTCCAGAGCAAATACCATATTATTAGTCGAAGTTTTATCACTCCAcatatgagaaaacaaaagaggatGGGCACCATGGGGGAAGTAACTTTCCAATCGCAGTCTTGTGATCCACTTACAGAACAGCTACGTAAACTGGTCAGTCTGGAGGGGGATGACAGTGACAAATTTAGGCCCCAGCCTCCTCAGTTGCATCAGGAAACAAAATCCCCACTGGCAAACTCACAGTCAACAAGCATAGCACCCTCTGCTCCCAGGGATATAGATGATTCCCCTCCACTCCTTACCCGTCGCCTATCCTCTCGGAGTCAAAGCCGAGTGCGTCACATCAACAGCCGTGCCCGTGAAAGACAGCAAGAGGCTCTAAAGCCTCGGGTGGGTGTAGTAGTCAATAGTACAGCCAGCATTGGTGGGGTTGTATTGAGAAATAAATCAGCCTCACAGAATCCACCAGCCAACAGACACTCTACTGGTTCTTACATAGCAGGCTATCTTGGCGAGCTGGAGGACAGGGGACTTCCTGAAGGAGCTTGTACATCATTACGTTATGGAAATGGGGACCATTATGGAGATCGCTACTATACAGATGACTCTCTTCCACCTGTAGACTCGTCCCACTTTGCGTCAGAGCCCGAGGTTTACTTTCTGCTCAGACTATAG